In Bacillus marinisedimentorum, the genomic window AATCGCTGATTCTGAAAGCAAAGTGACAATCGGAAAGATAAAGTCCGAGCTGCAAGACCTGGAAACAGTCGATGAGCTGTCAGTAAAACTATCGGCGATCTATACGCTTTCTTCCGAGGAAGCAAACGCAGTCAAGCAGGATATTGTTACCCGAATCATTGATATAAGCATAAAGGAAGCAGCGGAAAAACTGAAAGCAAAACATTTTACCGAAGCGGAAAGCATAATCAACCGGGCGATGCAATACGCCGGCAGCCAGGAAAAACTCGTGACATTCAGTCAGAGGATACAAAGTGAACAGCAGCAGTTCGAACAGGCTGAACAAAAGCGGCTGGAAGAAGCGATGGTGGCTGCTGCACGTGAAGAAATGAAAAACCGGAACGAAGCGGTGAAGGTTGAAAATATCAAGGCGGAACTTGATGAATACGGTGACTTGACAATCACCGGCGAAGTGAAAAATACGGGCACACGGCCAGTCGAATCTGTAGAGGTCGCTTATTCTGTCAATGATAACGAAGGCAACTTCATCGGTGAGGACGCCGCAGTGGTTTACCCGCATTCCATTGAGCCGGGTGAGAAAGGTTTTTTTGAAAAACGTTATTACGGTGTTTCAAAGGATATTAACGCTATCAAAGAAGCTGAAGCAGTCATTGATGATTTATCCTGGGTCGTCAAGTAAGAAGGGGATGGATTATGGGAAAGTGGATTCCAAGCATCATCGCCACATTAATGATCTGGGGCGGAGGCATCGCCATTTTCCTGTACTTGAATGATGAATTGCCATCACAATTAAGTGCAGAGGCGAAGCTTGCTGAACCTGTAAACACTGGTGAAATCGAGTCTTCTGAGAAAAAGGATAAGGCACTTAAAGAAATCATCTTTGACAGCCAAAAACGGGTCATGATGATTGAAGTTGAGGAAACCGGATCGATCGGTTCAGGGTTTTTATATAATGAAAAAGGCGATGTCATCACTAACGCACACGTCGTCGACGGGGCCAGGACGGTCAGCGTCAAAACAGCCGATGCCAATGTCTACGAAGGTACGGTAATCGGAATCGGGGAAGATAAAGATGTTGCACTCGTGAGGGTTCCTGATCTGGCTGGCGGTGAACCTCTGGAAATTAAGAAGAATGCACGCGCCGAGCTTGGAGACGAAGTTCTGGCCCTCGGAAGCCCGTTTGGCCTTCA contains:
- a CDS encoding FxLYD domain-containing protein; amino-acid sequence: MPVISLLLAGVGLFYYYSYEKNINEEVLALLTKAEAAALEGNYEQAEKQLQKAAASRPEFEPVKEDMAAVQAAIGFEKELAKAAAHIQKKEYDEASNVLSDLKKSLDKDKGMLTEEFYVKIADSESKVTIGKIKSELQDLETVDELSVKLSAIYTLSSEEANAVKQDIVTRIIDISIKEAAEKLKAKHFTEAESIINRAMQYAGSQEKLVTFSQRIQSEQQQFEQAEQKRLEEAMVAAAREEMKNRNEAVKVENIKAELDEYGDLTITGEVKNTGTRPVESVEVAYSVNDNEGNFIGEDAAVVYPHSIEPGEKGFFEKRYYGVSKDINAIKEAEAVIDDLSWVVK